ATCAGGCATAAGCTTATTAGCTGCCAGCACATTTTCTGCTGAATCAGTCAAAAAATAGTTAATGTTTTTGAACATTCCAGTGAGATGAATGAGGCAATTCATACCTCTGAGCTATTGTTGCagggttttgttctttgtttccTATTGTAAAATGTCTGGAAACACAGGAAGATGACAGCTGTATtggttaatattttaaagactttcTTCAAATGCTCAAGGGCTAGAAacaatttgaaaacaaaagccagacTACTTGCACACAGCTCAGGACAAGGGTGTGGTGTTACAATAAGTTACACAAAGCATATAATCCTGGACAGCAACCTCCAAGCAAGCAAAATGTTAATTTACTGGaccaaagcaacaaaaaacacCCTTCCCtttaagcagcattttcctttcatagTGTGGTGCTGAGTAATTTCAAgatgtctggattttttttttccctgaagcaTCCACTGCAatttgaggcaaaaaaaaaaaaaaacaaaaccccacacattAAGCCAGGTCTGGCTTTGTTAACAGCACTGAGGCCCAAGCTCCAGAGCTGGCTTGTGAGATGATGGCATGGCTAATGGGGCAACATTGAGGCTTTATTgatttgggtttggggttgggttttggggggggtttgtttggttttttgttttggtttttttttttttttttttccaattctttcTTATGATTAAGGGAAGATATTTACAGTGCTAGCTGAAAAGTGCTGGGCCTGCTCGGAGCATCACTGACCGCTTTACTTTGGATCGTTTCGGCGCTCCCCACTCTGCCTGAAGGGTTTGATCCCTCTTCAGTAAAGTAAAAATGCGGGCCGGAGGTGGGTTGAGCACGGCCCGGCTCCCGCCGCAGCGGGCGCAGGCACGGCTGGGAATGGCCCTCGGTGCTCAGAAGATGCTCGGCTTTCTAAtctcccccgcccagccccggCTGTTCTATCTTTAACGCTTCCTGTTGGTGAGAGGAGCCGGCTCGAAAATGGTCGTGTTTCCTGGCGGGAGGCACGGCGGGCTCTCCGGCGCGTCGTGACcgcccctgccccgccgccccACGCACGCCGCCGGCATCGTGCGGGCTCCTGCCGCCCGGGAcacggccccggccccggccgcgccgcggGGGGAGCGCCCGGGGCCGCTGCAAACCTCTCCCACGGCCGCGTCCAGAGCGGGAGGCTGAGGGGAAGGAGTGAAAGGAAGAATAACAGCTCCGGCATTTCCCCCGCGGAGGGCGCGCAGGTGGCGGGGAGACAATAGCGacccccgcgccccggcccgccgccgcccccgccccacGGCAGGTGCGGCCGGGCCTCGCCGCCGCTCGCCCAGGGCCCCGCGCACGGCCCAAGCCCCGCAGAGGGGACCGGGGGTGTCCCGGGAGGGGCTCGGCCCGGGGCCCTTCCCCGCCGCCCCGCACCGGCCGTGATTTCGTTGATTTTCGGGTTCCCGCGCGGGCCGCTCCCCGCGCTGTCCGAACGCGCTCCTCGGCGCTGCCCTTAGGGCCGCGCTACCCGCGGGTGCCCGGAGGAGCGGATCTGGGACCCTCCAGCGATTCCTGCCTTCCCCCTTTCCGTGCCGGGAGCCTCTGGCATTTCGGGGAGGTTTGCACGCCTCCCGTCGCTTTGCGATCGCCGCGCGGGGCACCGCGACCCCCGCACCGCCCGCCCCGTCCCCACCAGCCGCTCCGGGGCACGGGGCTCTGGCCAGGCCGGGGgtccctgcccggggctctggCCAGGCCGGGGGtccccgcccgcccgggcccgGGGCTCGCCGCGGCCTGGCTGAGCCCCTGCCCCGACGGGGCGCGCAGCCGGTGCCGAGCTCCAGCCCCCACGGGGGGCGCagcccggccccagccccgctgcctgCCCCGCACTGCTGCGGGGCGAGCCAGGgcccttttctcccttccccaaGCTCCTCTCCTCCAGGGTCCGCCGATAACATCCCAAATTTCTCGAGGGCGAGAGGTGCCGGCTCGGTACCCGCTCCGCTCACGgtccccagcatcccccagctCGGCAGGGATGCTCggcctcctccctccccagaaCGGGAGATGAGACAAGGAGCTCGCCCCATTTCAGCCCTTCAGCAAAAACACACAGTGTTGGGGGGAAGGCTGGGGATTGGGGCCGGTTTTCTCCAAAAGATCTCCTGTCAATGTGCTTTATTTACCTCCTCTTGTCCCAAAGCAGCCCAcaccctttccctctctctcaaCATCTCTGACAATTTATTTTGGctcattaaatttaattaagaaCGGAGTAGGTGTTccatatttaataataataattaaaaaaaaaccagaaaaaaaaccagaaaaaaaaaaaaaacaaacacaaacagggGCATAATAACCTCCAAGAGGACTAAAATAAAGAATCACTATTCAGATGCGGGCAGCCACAGTGcaattttttattactctttttttttttttttttttttttttttttttttagtgtcttTTTAAGAGCATCTaagcacacacacataaaaagcTAGAAGGCATGCATTCCGGAGTTATTCCTATGCATATCCCTGCAATAATTTTCCGCTTTCCTTCGATAAAATTGCCAAATAATAATGAATCATTTCATAAATAATGGGTTTAGAAGCTTATCAGGGCAGGCGGGCCACTGCTGGGGTTTTATCTCTCTCGGCCACATTGCAGTAGTGTTCCGCTCTCCATACTAAATAGGAAACTGGACGTGATGTGGAATTAGAGCCTACCCAGCTGAAGCCACCCAACACTTACTACAAATATAGCCGCGATGCGTAGGCCACAAAATGGCTCCACTCACTTTTCCCAATGAGAAGCAAATGGTGAGTAAAGAGGAATCGGCTCTGCACAAGCCTGGGCGCTGGGGGCGGCGGGAAGTGGTTTTGGGGGGCTTcggagggcagccagggagcttTTGGGGGTTCCTGCCCCACATGAGAGAcgagaagaaacacaaaatctTTTCCGCGGTTGGgttttaatctgttttattcTTTGATGCGGGGTGGGTGAGGAGGAGAATACGCTTTCCCCTTGGAGACTGAGGGGTGCGGcaccccccggccccgggccccGGCGCTGCGGCAGCGAGGCGGCGGCTGGGGTGGGCTCTGGGGCGCTGGGGGCGAAGCGCCCACCGGGCCCGGCTCTCCAGCCgctccccagggacaaacaCCCGGACACGGCCCGGCCGACGGCCAGACCCTGAGCGCTTCTCCCCGGGACGGGGGTCCCCCATATCCCGCTCCCTCCCGCCCCTTCGCTTTGGGGCGATTTCCCTGCAAAGGGCCGGCGGGAGAGGTGCGCTTTTGGGTTGGAAATTTCCTGCCGATCggctgctggaaaacaaaaggattttgcGAAGCAGAAACCAGCGGGCGGGGATTTAATGCCCCCCCCTCCATTTTTTCTAAACGAAACCACCTCAATTTAAGGCAAAATTCTGCTAATATGTTTGCGGTTTTACGAATTTCGTTTTTTAACGAATGCGGGGACAGACGCCATCAggattattcctttttttacGAAGGGGAAAACCTAATTTTCCGTGATTTCGTTGGCGGGGTGAGCCGGCCTCACCTTCCTGGGGCtgggcggcggggagcgggctCACTCCGCCGCCGGCCCGGTGCCGGCTGTCGCGGTTCCTCGGCCGGTAACCGGCCCCTTGAGGAATTTAATTTGCCCCTTTAGGAATTAAATTTTCCAGCCGGACGTGGGAGAAACGCCGCCGCCGCTTCGTGCGAGCCCATCGGGAGAAAAACAACCCCGTGTCCGGCCCCGTCTGTGATTTCCTCCCGGGAAGACCGGGCTTGCAATGTGTCCAAAAAAACGCCCAATTCGCCCCAAATATAGGGCGCTTTTTTcacgccttttttttttttttttttctctgtttatttttttttccacgcCAGGCCATGGCCGTCGCTCGTTGTGGCCCCGTGTGCGaggcggcggctcccggcggcggcggggggggaCTCGGGGGTGGCCGCTGTCCCCTGTCACAGGGGCCTCCCCGGGGTGctgtcccctccttccctctcccctgcaCCTTTCTCCCTCCACTGATCTCTGGCAATCCGGACCCACGAGATCcaccctctcctttttttttcttttttttttttctccccccttctcttcctcccagGATTTAGCAGTTTTATCCCGATGCGGGTGTCCTTCCTCTCTGTAAAGTCGTAAGTACCTTGAGGTGGGAGGAGTAAATTCAGCCTGACACTGAGAGCGCTTTTGTTGAAACAGGAGAGACTTGCGGTGTCCCTACTTAAATATGACACATGTGAGTAATCTCTTCCTATACAATATCGGAATAGGCAATTAGATTTCTCTTTCTAGAGGGCTGGCGGGAAGGTGGCCGGAGGGAAGGCAGAGAACTCGTGCTTTAGGTTGGGtggttgtaattttttttttaattattattttccagagAGATAGTGAtatatggcaaaaaaaaaccccaaaaagacaaaaaaaaaaaaaaaaaaaccaaaaaaaaccccaccaaaaacaaacaaaaaaccagctGGGTTTTCGTTTTGTtttgaggtgggtttttttagtggttttttttttcgtttttttttttttttttttttttcccctcgcGACTCAGTTTATCAGAAACGGGATTAAAAATAACCCGAGGCAGAGGAGCGAGAAGGATGGgtggcagctctctgctccgTGAAGCTCCTTATTtatatagaaaataataatcgatcatccaaaacaaacaaaaaaaaaatccaaaaacgAACGAGGGCATGTGTGGGAGATAAAGCATAGAAATAATCGCGATATCTGCCCGAGGCGCGAGGTGCCCTGTCGCGACAGCATTTCTTCTGTGGGAGAAGGGGACAATGCTGTGCGtgcggccgcggccgggccccttcctccttcctgcgGCGGCGAATGCGCGGGGGGATTGACTCCGTTAGGGGCTGGGTTAACCCCCTCTCCCCCAAAAAGTGCTTTCAGGTATATTTCgatagtttaaaaataacaataaaaaataatcatggGCGGAGAAGGGGCCGCCCGCGAGGCTGAGTCCGCCACGGGCAGGCCGGGCGGCGACTGGGCTGGCTCCGCAGGGCAGCGAGCACCGCCGGGGACCCCAAACCGGGGAGAAATACCCCCGGAAAAGCGGGGCTGTGCGCCGGGCCTCCGCCTTAGTTTGGCCGCACAATTGAACCCGCATCCTcggcggcgctgcgggcgcTGCCCGGGCCCCCTCGCCGCTCAGCCGCCCCCACGGTGCCGGTGGAATCCCCGCGGGACACCGGGAGCCCGGCGGGGCTCGGGCCCGTCCCCATCGCGCGGGACCGGGGCGCTGCCTGACGTCAAAGCGCCGCTCCGCGAGGCTCCGTGACGTCACGGCAGGGCAGGGGCGCCCCGTGACGTCACGGCACCGCCCGGCTCGGCGGGGTGGACCGACAGAcacccccccccctcccccgccAGCAAACTCTAAATTATTTGGGGCGATCGGGACCTCGCCCGTTTCTCACCGTCGCGGTCGGATCCCCCCGGCGGCCGCCCCGTCGGGCGGTGCCCgtgcaggggcagagccccGCCGTGCTCCCCGTGCGGGGCCGCCCCTGAGCGCTGCCTCTCTCCGCAGGACGATGGACaggccgcccgccccgccgccccccagTGACCCCCGCGatgcccgccccgcccggcggCACGACTCGGAAGCGGAGACCACGAGCGAGCCGGAGAGCAGCCGCGGGGGCATGGAGGCGCCGGCCgacccccagctgctgctcaacGGGGCGGCCAAGGAGGCGGGCCGGCCCTCCCCCGGGCCCCCCGCCGCCCCTGTGCCCGTCATCGAGCTGGTGCGCCGGGGGGGCTCCCTGGACATAAAAAGCCGTGAGGCGGCGGGGGAGGCGATGCAGAGAGCGCCGGGAGCCGAGCCGTGCCGCGCCGCCGAGGCCGCCTGCGAGGCCCGCATGGTGCAGCTGAGCCCCCCCGCGCTCCCGCTGCAGCCCCCCGGCAGGGCCATGCTCTACAACCTGGGCCAGCCGCTGGCCACCATCAACAGGTCCGTGTCCCcccccctgccccatccccatcccggaGCTCCCCCAGGGGTGTCCCGCGCGGTGTTGGGGTGGCGGGAGGCGCGGGGCGGGGAtgcggggcaggagcagcagcatcccttccTCTGCGCGGGGCTCGTCGCCTAATCATCGAGGGCTTGCGCGCAAACTTTgcaaagagagaaagggaaaaggcgGGGGGAAAGTCAAAAAAGAAACGAAAAACTTGTTCCTcgaaggaaaaatatttgcgGTGGTAAAGTCCTGGGTAGAGCGAAGGGGTCCGTCAATAACCAAACGAGAACAGGTTTAGCTCTTCCGAGCTCCCCGGGCTCTCTCTGTTCTCCGACGAGTCCCGCAAATGAGCGAAGGGGACAGCAGAGGCTCTGACAGGGGCTGAGCCAGCCCGGGGGTGTGCGGGGACGGACAGACCCCCGCCTCGCCTCCCGGGAAAGCCGCGGTGCGCAGCCGGCCCGGGGCCGTGCGTGCCCGCCTGCGGGGCAGCACCAAGTCGCGGGAATGGGGGATTCTGCCCAAAGCCGCAAGCCTGGACGCCCCACGCCGCTCTCATCCCCCTGCCCGCGCAGGGCTGGCGTCTCTTGCTGCGTGTCCCCGGTTGGCCGCGTGTGGTGTCACCGCACGACCCCGGCTCGGCTTCGTGAGCCGTGAGCGCGCTCCGAGGTCACGGAGCAGCTCCGCTTCCCGCCGACCCGGACGCAGCCCCCCTcacgggccgggccggggggatGGCGGCGTGTCCTCACGGCCTGTCTGCCTTTCTTTGCAGCGGGTTTTTCGGCGAACCGGACTCCTTCTCCATGTACGGCAGCAACCGGGTGAAGCGGAGACCCTCTCCGTACGAGATGGAGATCACCGACGGTGAGAGAATTTCACCCCTGCGCCGCATCTTGGgcgggaggggggggggggggtctccATCTGCCAGGGGGGGCAAGTTCCTGCACAACGCCACACTCTGGGACAAACCCCCAAATAATAAAAGGACCAAACCCCCAAACCGTAAAAGGCGAGTGGGATGCCCAGGGCGGCGGTGGGGGGCTCTCCGGTAAGCGGAGCCCACAGCGGTCCCCCAGCAGCGCGCTCGGCGAGTTTGCCTTCCCCCAGCACCCAGCGATGCAGCTCAGCCTGTGGCTATTTGCGCCCCTGTTCTGCGAATTGCTTAGAGACTGAATCCGACAGAAGGCAATAAATGCGTGTCTTTGTGGAAGTGCGGATCAGGGCCATTGCGGTGAGATGTTGCGTCTGTAAACCCTTTCGGCCAGGAGGCGTTCGCACTGCGAGCGCAGCCTTGGGCAGAAAGGATAAGCTGCCTCTAAGCCAGCCCCTGGGCATCCTCCCCGCGATGTACGGTttgcctgctcctggcagcaggctTGGGGTGCGGGATGCTGCGTGCAAGGGGATCTCTGCCCACGCAAAGGGACACTTTGCGAGAACGATTTGCACGTGGAAGGCCGGCCTGTTTATCTCTGGAGTTAACAGCCCCTGCACACGAGATTCACGGAAATGCGTTTTCTCTTTAGGGTTTGTAAACACTGTATTTCAATTGCTGGACaattaattttcctcctttccagctAGCtgtccctttccttctccccagctAATCTAAGAGCAAATCATAACCTGAATCAGTCTAAAATAATGCATCCCGAAATGACAGGCTCAGGGTATAATCTGCATTAATCAGTCCTCCACTCCCCTCCTGGTCCTTTCAGACTGCAGCCCCGTGGGACAGGGGATGTTACAGCCCCGGCACAAGAAGGGCTTTTTGTCTGGGTTTTGACTCCGAGGCTTAGCAGTTATGGGGGAAAGTCCATCAAATCTCAGTGTCTGACTAAAGGTTTTAAAGCACTTGCTATTAAATTAGGTATTGAGGATTACAGAAATACTTGGCTGTAACAGAGTTTTTGAACATATGTTTTGATGCAGGTGTACAGATTGTGCCCAATCCTGCAGGTTCTGCTTCATGTGAATTCCCAAGATTGGACTCAGCAttttttgagggggaaaagggtATCAGATTGTGTTGTGTAAACAGGAGCAATTTGTAGGGATGTACATCCCATGCTGAGGCACCCGTGTGGTCTGAGGCACTTTGCCTAGTGCTCTgatgggcactgctgggtgacATTCACAGCACACAGGAGCATCACTCTTGAGGGTCCTCAGCCCTTGGGGGCTGCAGAAGGGCAGGAAAGTCTTGCCAGACactttgtgtttgtgtttctttctgtgaGAGAATaagtggtggggtttttgtagTAGTTCTTTATCTATTTTATGGAAGTTTTGTTCCATTTaatatcttctttaaaaattactggaagtgaagacaaaaatgcaaaaaagtaTCTCTAAAAAATATATCCTGGAACTTTGGAAgatcatatttttattaatttgcctcttatttctaattttaaaagcatcagTCAATCCATTAGAACAATATCCGGGCAAAAATTCTCATCCGATTCCTTGAATTAATTATGAGGCaagtttttttaatgagaagtaGATTTTCTATTATAACACAGCTATGGGGCATTAATTTCCTCCATTGCTTGACATGTTTTGGCCAAAGCCTGATCTCTTTCTAAAAGATATGTTTAATTCAGTTGGTGCAGGAATCAAGAATTTGACTGAtgttcagaatttcagaatttgttttatATACTAAAGCTTGATTTGGGTGCCCCTGGATGAAAATgagcaggtttttttggtttcttttttattttttttttctgatttctgacCAATTTATTAATAGATGCCTTTTAGTCATCAACTTTCAGTGAACAGAAACATATATTTGAAGACTGAAAGtctcttcaggatttttttttttaataagcagtACACAAGATGGAGTTATTTCTCATATGCTTATGGGAGTAAATAGCTTTTGAGCTCCATCTCTCTCTGGATTCAAGACCAGTTGCTTTGTCTTGTCTAGAAGGAGCAGTAAAGtgttaaaaatgtcattttattttagcaGGATGTAGCACATTCTTCACTGCTTGATTAGCAGCGCTGCTGAGGTCCCTTTGGTCCCTGTCACCTTCCCCACAATCCTGTGGCACAGCAGGCTGCACACATCAGGGACAAGAAACCTTCCCTTTGCATGAGCTCTTGTACCTTAATTCTTACAGAGGGCATTAGGTGCTGTTTGGGGGTGAACATTGCCTTTATTAAAGCATCACACTGGGGTTCTAGAGGTCAGAGAGGGTTTTGCCGTTTCCACATCCCCCAGCTTGTCCCAGGGGCTGTTTGTGACTTCAGGGGACTCCCACGCTGTGAGGAGGAGTGAGTTGTGTGGCTGCTCACACACCGGAGAAGCTGGCAGCTTTACCTGGCTGCTGGGGAATGTGTCCCCACACAAACCCTGCAGTGCAGGGGGCTCTGAGTAGTGTGCTGGACTGCAGGGACTCAGCTTGCCCCGAAGGGAGGAAAGAGTGATCTGATCGGCTGGAACAAGGGATTCCACTTCTCCTGTTGTGCAGGGTGGGATTTGCTGAGGTACAGCCTGACCAGGATACTCATAAAAAGTCACACCTGCTTGGTTCCTGTGCCACAGTCAAGGCAGCCAGGAGTTTAGGTAGAAAAGAATAAAGGTGTTTAAATGTGCTCTGGGGGGCTGGCTCCACTGGGTGATGTCAAAACTGGGACTTAAAGTGCTCACCAAGGTCAGGGACTTGTTCCCACCAGGAGGGAGAAGTTAGGCAGGTGTCACAGAGTGGGGAATACAGGGCAGAGATGGGGGGAATGGGAATTCCACAGTCCTTTGGGGTAAAAATCACCAGTGTGTTACCTGCAAGCCTTTGCTTCCCACTCTGTGATGATTTTCATTGTCTGCGATGCTTCCTATCCCATGGGAGTTTCTGCCCTGGTCATTCTTCCAGATTTTCATGAGATTGATGTGACCTTCCATTGTTGATGTCTCCTGGAGGAGATGATGGGAAGGATGTAATAATAAAAGCATCTTATGGTAGTGTTCCCTCATGTGAGCTGGTTTCCATGGACCCAAGGACCTGCAATCCTGATttacagcactgctgctcctgcagaacaGTACTTTTCAGTAAATGTGCTTTTGGGTCTCTTCTAGCACAGAGACAAAGCTTTTTTCATGTACACCAGGAGTTGCCCTGATGTGCTGAAAGGAGAATTGGTGTGCTTTGTGCCTTCATCCTGTGCAGCATCCCCTCTGAGAAACATGGCTGTAGAATTTCAAGGTGTGATTGGAGTCACATGTAATTAAGTCAAATGGACACCTCCAGCAATTAGGAGTCCCTTCTCCAGTTAGTGTCAGAGGGAGTTTTTGCCCTGGGGCAGTGATGAGGAGAGAGAGCAGGCAGCCCTCAGGTCAGCTGTGAAGCTGTTCCATCCTCACCGGTGATGACCCTTCCAGCAGGACACTGCCTTCACTCCCTGGGTCAGTGTGGTCACTTCCTACCTGTCCTCATTGCTATGGGACAAATCCCACCACCCCGTGTCATTCCGAGGGCTGCTGGCAACCCTCTGGTCTCTCTCAGCAGGGAAGACCTCTGGATCTCAGGGTTGTCAAAGCCTCTGCTCAAGCTAATTTCCTCCCATCCCAGTGGTGTGTCCTTGAGACAATTTTTGGGATAAAAATAAAGTCATCTAGTGAGCTAAACTTTTATTAGGACCATTTGTGCTGTGTTACCCTTGTTGATGAGTTGAGATACCCTAAAATTATAGCAGCCTTCTGCACACATATCATGGCCTAAGCCTTCTTCCTTGGAGAGGTACATTGGAGAGGTACTCTCTCCTTCCGAGGAGACATCCAAAGAGATGCAACTCCATTTTTCCCTTCCACTGGATTGAACAGAAGTTATGGCTTTCTCAGCTCATGGGGTCAGCTTCCACTTAGCTGGAAGCTCTTGTTTCACTGCCTTGCTGATTAAACCTCACTGAAATAAGTCACTTAGTTAATTTGCAAAGCGGTGACCTATTCAGCAAAGTAATACCTGTTAAACCCAGCTCCTAATTCTGCGTGCTTGGAATTGCAGGTCCTCACACGAAAGTGGTTCGTCGCATTTTCACCAACAGCCGGGAGAGATGGAGGCAGCAGAACGTCAACGGGGCCTTCGCAGAGCTGCGCAAGCTCATCCCCACCCACCCACCCGACAAAAAACTCAGCAAGAACGAGATCTTGCGCCTGGCTATGAAATACATCAACTTCCTGGCCAAGCTGCTCAACGAccaggaggaagaaggaaaccAAAGGGGCAAGGTGAACAAAGACTCGGGGATAGTCCAGGAAGACCTCCTGCAGGACATGTTGTCTCCCAACTCCAGCTGTGGAAGTTCTCTGGACGGAGCGGCGAGCCCGGACAGCTTCACGGAAGAGCACGAGACGCTGGATTCGAAGCACACGCGGAGCCTGCACCACGCCATCCTCCCCGTAGAAGGCAACGCGCAGCGGTGATGACCCCCACGCTGCTCCCGAAGAGCCACGGGGAAGAGGCcaggcctggctgtgcagctgctggaactTGTGCTTGTGGGATCTGTGactctgcctttccctggcagCTCGGGCTGCCCGCTCTCCCCAGCCCGGCACGCTGGCTGAGGACAAGACCGACCCAGATGAACGTTCGGGGTTTAGGTACGTGACCGTGCGAAGAAGAAAAGCGTTGAGGTCATCTTTGTTGTACAGAACTGCTCGGGATGGGActctgaggaggggaaggagacaTGGCTGGCGCCTCTCCAGCGTTAAAAGGGTTTCCAGACCACTTGGTGACTGTCTCTTTTCAAGCAGTCATCTGGGTGAGACTCCTCTCCCACCGCCCACGGAGGCCACCGGCGCTTTCCAGTTCCGTGTGGTGCTGGAAACTGCTGCATcatgccagtgctgcagcacttcTCCAGCCTATGGCACATCCAGCTGGTCTGAGCAGGAGCTTAGCCACACATTCCTGTTGTCCGAGAGCTTTTGACTGTATCTTTTTAAAGAGGTGAAAAAATACCCTCAGCAAAAGAACTATTAAAAGGATTTAGactatttttctctccttttttctttctttctttttttttccttctctttcttcctttctcttctatCTGATTTTGGATTGTTTGGGCTTGTTGTATTTATGATGTGGGATTACTTCCGTTTAACACTGTCATGCAGTATCCACTGAATGAAAAGGTACATAGGTGTTTTCTGCCACCCTCCCAGTCCCTGATCCTTCTGCTGGTAACACTCAGCAGGTGAATTTCAAGCCTGCTGTTGTCTCCTAGAGTTTTTCCAGTGGTTTCTGTGGGGCCAGAGCTTCTCTCGAGAAAGATGAATTTCAGAGTcggtaaaggaaaaaatatttgctactGAAGTATCTCTTTGGACTGGgggatttttaaattcaaaaaagcaaaaaaaaagggcaaaaggaGTCAATGATGTATCAACAGTGTGCGTGTACATAGGGTTATAAAAAGGTTTTTTGATGGtatgctttgaatttttttgttttattttgtgaaatggTGGTTCAGCTGTGCCAATGCCCACAGTGTGGACAATAGTGCTGGATTTATTCTGGTATTAGGAAGGTCCTCACCTGTGGAGGCTGGTGGGagtccacagcctctctgaTCTT
This sequence is a window from Motacilla alba alba isolate MOTALB_02 chromosome 8, Motacilla_alba_V1.0_pri, whole genome shotgun sequence. Protein-coding genes within it:
- the TAL1 gene encoding T-cell acute lymphocytic leukemia protein 1 isoform X3, coding for MTMDRPPAPPPPSDPRDARPARRHDSEAETTSEPESSRGGMEAPADPQLLLNGAAKEAGRPSPGPPAAPVPVIELVRRGGSLDIKSREAAGEAMQRAPGAEPCRAAEAACEARMVQLSPPALPLQPPGRAMLYNLGQPLATINSGFFGEPDSFSMYGSNRVKRRPSPYEMEITDGPHTKVVRRIFTNSRERWRQQNVNGAFAELRKLIPTHPPDKKLSKNEILRLAMKYINFLAKLLNDQEEEGNQRGKVNKDSGIVQEDLLQDMLSPNSSCGSSLDGAASPDSFTEEHETLDSKHTRSLHHAILPVEGNAQR
- the TAL1 gene encoding T-cell acute lymphocytic leukemia protein 1 isoform X2 translates to MRSKWTMDRPPAPPPPSDPRDARPARRHDSEAETTSEPESSRGGMEAPADPQLLLNGAAKEAGRPSPGPPAAPVPVIELVRRGGSLDIKSREAAGEAMQRAPGAEPCRAAEAACEARMVQLSPPALPLQPPGRAMLYNLGQPLATINSGFFGEPDSFSMYGSNRVKRRPSPYEMEITDGPHTKVVRRIFTNSRERWRQQNVNGAFAELRKLIPTHPPDKKLSKNEILRLAMKYINFLAKLLNDQEEEGNQRGKVNKDSGIVQEDLLQDMLSPNSSCGSSLDGAASPDSFTEEHETLDSKHTRSLHHAILPVEGNAQR
- the TAL1 gene encoding T-cell acute lymphocytic leukemia protein 1 isoform X1, yielding MRVSFLSVKSTMDRPPAPPPPSDPRDARPARRHDSEAETTSEPESSRGGMEAPADPQLLLNGAAKEAGRPSPGPPAAPVPVIELVRRGGSLDIKSREAAGEAMQRAPGAEPCRAAEAACEARMVQLSPPALPLQPPGRAMLYNLGQPLATINSGFFGEPDSFSMYGSNRVKRRPSPYEMEITDGPHTKVVRRIFTNSRERWRQQNVNGAFAELRKLIPTHPPDKKLSKNEILRLAMKYINFLAKLLNDQEEEGNQRGKVNKDSGIVQEDLLQDMLSPNSSCGSSLDGAASPDSFTEEHETLDSKHTRSLHHAILPVEGNAQR